From Fibrobacter sp. UWB16, one genomic window encodes:
- a CDS encoding YggS family pyridoxal phosphate-dependent enzyme, whose amino-acid sequence MEFTLDEMREHLAALEARISEACKIAGRSRDSVKLVWVSKFHPAEAVENAIALGATDFGENRVQEAELKFSEPRTAKDGSRVRCHVIGPVQSNKLKKAALVADCIHSIASIEAVEKLEKVCAAATNGQGKVLDILFQVNAGEEETKSGLDVHEAEAFLNDLAAKAGAAADGKSENFPHLRFRGLMTIGKNTGVPEDSRECFAFLRGLRDKFLAKGGAFAKFDQLSMGMTLDLEVAIEEGSTMIRVGTALFGERDYSKPVNDPV is encoded by the coding sequence ATGGAATTCACACTTGATGAAATGCGCGAGCACCTTGCAGCTCTCGAAGCAAGGATTTCTGAGGCTTGCAAGATTGCGGGCCGCAGCCGTGATTCGGTTAAGCTTGTGTGGGTGAGCAAGTTCCACCCGGCAGAAGCTGTGGAAAATGCGATTGCTTTGGGTGCAACGGACTTTGGCGAGAACCGCGTGCAAGAAGCGGAACTCAAGTTCTCTGAACCGCGTACAGCAAAGGACGGAAGCCGCGTGCGTTGCCATGTGATTGGTCCTGTGCAAAGTAACAAGCTCAAGAAGGCTGCACTTGTGGCCGACTGCATCCATTCCATTGCAAGTATCGAAGCGGTGGAAAAGCTCGAAAAGGTCTGTGCGGCAGCTACAAATGGTCAGGGTAAAGTTCTCGACATTTTGTTCCAGGTGAATGCTGGCGAAGAAGAAACGAAGAGCGGCCTGGATGTTCACGAAGCCGAAGCTTTCTTGAACGATCTTGCGGCAAAAGCGGGCGCAGCAGCGGACGGCAAAAGCGAAAACTTCCCGCATCTGCGTTTCCGCGGCCTCATGACGATAGGCAAGAATACGGGCGTTCCTGAAGACAGTCGCGAATGCTTTGCGTTTTTGCGTGGTTTGCGCGATAAGTTCCTTGCAAAAGGTGGCGCCTTTGCTAAGTTCGATCAGCTTTCGATGGGCATGACGCTTGATTTGGAAGTCGCCATTGAAGAAGGCTCTACGATGATTCGCGTGGGAACTGCCTTGTTTGGCGAACGCGATTACAGCAAACCGGTGAACGATCCTGTATAA
- the lon gene encoding endopeptidase La yields MAFDFNKTYPLLPLRDAVVFPLTTRRILVGREMSLRALEFAENHNNEIILVAQKNVEQETLDNPMLDLYSVGVVARVANVTPFPNGCVKVVLEGDSIVDLRSIALRDGFLQVTVSPREHFIKAEDKSEKFEDVLNMFREYAMHRNIADGMVEALFTMDSHINAFYGMIPFLSISLSEKQALLELETIDALADRLISLMQVAQENENVMIRVQQNVRQKMAQQQKEWFISEQIRQLQDELDGENGGASEPDQLLKKIKAKKFSKAIEEKLEEEIGRMRMMQPTSPEYAVSRNYVDWFLSLPYGVYTDTVLNMKKVKAELDSKHFGLDKVKERIMEYVAVLKLTGTERRAPILCLVGPPGVGKTTLVESIATAMQRNFVRITLGGVRDEAEIRGHRRTYIGAMPGRFIHALRRAKCMNPVILLDEIDKMASDFRGDPASAMLEVLDPEQNHDFTDHFMEVGLDLSRVLFIATANSEGEIPEALRDRMEVVRLPGYYPHEKLQIAGKYLLPRICERTGVKLGEQVSFSDEMINAVMRGWTREAGVRELERVLESAVRHRAKDIVMGKKIKPEVTAKVLQDYLGAPRFLDNQLPEPGRPGVVTGLAWTSVGGEILPIECMLLSGKGQLILTGKLGDVMKESAQIAVSLVRERLQRFGIDPAIVRKTDIHIHVPEGAVPKDGPSAGIALTLCLLSAFTKQPISPDIAFTGEVSLTGACLPIGGLNEKALAALAAGVKTLHLPEGNKKDVAELPEPAKKGLKIFTHKHIDEIVKILFKVPKAAKSAKKA; encoded by the coding sequence ATGGCTTTTGACTTTAATAAAACGTACCCGTTGCTCCCTCTGAGGGACGCTGTTGTATTTCCGCTGACGACTAGACGCATTTTGGTGGGCCGCGAGATGTCTCTCCGCGCCCTGGAATTTGCCGAGAATCATAACAACGAAATTATCTTGGTTGCACAGAAGAATGTGGAACAGGAAACGCTCGACAACCCGATGCTCGACCTTTACTCGGTGGGCGTGGTTGCCCGCGTGGCGAATGTGACCCCGTTCCCGAATGGCTGTGTGAAGGTCGTGCTGGAAGGCGATTCCATTGTGGATCTCCGTTCGATTGCTTTGCGCGACGGATTTTTGCAGGTGACGGTTTCGCCGAGAGAACATTTTATCAAGGCCGAAGACAAGAGCGAAAAGTTTGAAGACGTGCTGAACATGTTTCGCGAATATGCCATGCACAGGAACATCGCCGATGGCATGGTCGAAGCGCTCTTTACGATGGATAGCCACATCAATGCGTTTTACGGGATGATTCCGTTCCTCTCGATTTCGCTTTCCGAGAAGCAGGCGCTTTTGGAACTCGAAACGATTGACGCTCTTGCGGATCGATTGATTAGCCTGATGCAGGTGGCGCAGGAAAACGAGAACGTGATGATTCGCGTTCAGCAGAATGTGCGCCAGAAGATGGCTCAGCAGCAGAAGGAATGGTTTATCTCGGAGCAGATTCGCCAGTTGCAAGATGAGTTGGACGGCGAAAATGGCGGTGCTTCGGAACCGGACCAGTTGCTCAAGAAAATCAAGGCCAAGAAGTTTAGCAAGGCGATTGAAGAAAAACTCGAAGAAGAAATCGGTCGCATGCGCATGATGCAGCCGACCTCCCCTGAATATGCGGTGAGCCGCAATTACGTGGATTGGTTCCTCTCGCTCCCGTATGGCGTTTACACCGATACCGTTTTGAACATGAAGAAGGTAAAGGCGGAACTTGACTCTAAACATTTCGGTTTGGATAAAGTTAAAGAACGCATCATGGAATACGTGGCCGTGCTGAAGCTTACTGGTACGGAACGCCGTGCTCCGATCCTTTGCCTTGTGGGTCCTCCGGGCGTTGGCAAGACGACTCTCGTGGAATCGATTGCAACGGCGATGCAGCGTAACTTTGTCCGCATTACGCTTGGTGGCGTGCGTGACGAAGCTGAAATCCGTGGTCACCGCCGCACTTACATTGGGGCGATGCCGGGTAGATTTATTCACGCTTTGCGCCGTGCAAAGTGCATGAACCCGGTGATTTTGCTCGATGAAATCGACAAGATGGCAAGCGACTTTAGAGGCGACCCTGCAAGCGCCATGCTTGAAGTTTTGGACCCGGAACAGAACCATGACTTTACCGACCACTTTATGGAAGTGGGGCTTGACTTGAGTCGTGTGCTCTTTATTGCGACGGCAAACAGTGAAGGCGAAATTCCGGAAGCTCTGCGCGACCGTATGGAAGTGGTGCGCCTGCCGGGTTATTATCCGCACGAAAAGTTGCAGATTGCGGGCAAGTATTTGCTCCCGCGCATCTGTGAACGCACGGGCGTGAAGCTTGGCGAACAGGTGAGCTTCAGTGACGAGATGATTAATGCCGTGATGCGCGGCTGGACGCGCGAAGCGGGCGTTCGTGAACTCGAACGCGTGCTTGAAAGTGCTGTGCGCCATCGTGCAAAAGACATTGTGATGGGCAAGAAGATTAAGCCGGAAGTGACGGCGAAGGTGCTTCAGGATTACCTCGGCGCTCCGAGATTCTTGGACAACCAGCTGCCGGAACCAGGTCGCCCGGGCGTTGTGACGGGTCTTGCCTGGACAAGTGTCGGTGGCGAAATTTTGCCCATTGAATGCATGCTCTTGAGCGGCAAGGGTCAGCTGATTTTGACGGGTAAGCTTGGCGACGTGATGAAGGAATCCGCACAGATTGCCGTTTCGCTTGTTCGTGAACGCTTGCAACGCTTTGGCATTGACCCTGCGATTGTGCGCAAGACGGACATCCATATTCACGTGCCGGAAGGTGCCGTGCCGAAGGATGGACCTTCTGCAGGTATCGCGCTTACGCTGTGCCTCTTGAGCGCGTTTACGAAGCAGCCGATTTCACCGGACATTGCGTTTACGGGTGAAGTGAGCCTTACGGGCGCCTGCCTCCCGATTGGCGGCTTGAACGAAAAGGCGCTTGCTGCACTCGCCGCTGGCGTGAAGACGCTCCACTTGCCGGAAGGCAACAAGAAGGACGTGGCGGAACTTCCGGAACCGGCGAAGAAGGGCCTCAAGATTTTCACGCACAAGCATATTGACGAAATCGTGAAGATTTTGTTCAAAGTGCCGAAGGCCGCAAAAAGCGCGAAGAAAGCGTAA
- the clpX gene encoding ATP-dependent Clp protease ATP-binding subunit ClpX, translated as MYRSGKNHPAVSCSFCGKPAEQVEKMITGAGAYICSDCIRMCSRILEEDLARTKQEQEAKEIASKPLPLPTEIKAHLDDFVIGQDRAKMALSVAVYNHYKRLRYKQTHKSKDDVDVEKSNLLLVGPTGSGKTLLAQTMARFLDVPFTIADATVLTEAGYVGEDVDSIIVRLLQAADYDVAKAERGIIFIDEIDKIARKTANPSITRDVSGEGVQQGLLKLLEGTVASVPPKGGRKHPEQPLVQVNTRNILFICGGAFETLDKIISQRVNQGGMGFGADIHTASENSLSELFKQLEPEDLIKFGLIPEIVGRLPIAVALEELDETALLNILTKPKNALVKQYKSLFAMDNIKLEFEDDALKEIVRETMTRKTGARGLRSVMERVLQQAMFKMPGSGEKKFTVTVEMVKEGLKHNKKKS; from the coding sequence ATGTATCGTAGTGGCAAGAACCACCCGGCTGTAAGTTGCAGTTTTTGCGGAAAGCCGGCCGAACAAGTCGAAAAGATGATCACCGGTGCCGGTGCGTATATTTGCAGTGATTGCATACGCATGTGCAGCCGCATTCTTGAAGAAGACTTGGCACGTACGAAACAGGAACAGGAAGCGAAGGAGATTGCTTCCAAGCCGCTCCCGCTCCCGACCGAAATCAAGGCGCACCTGGACGATTTTGTCATTGGACAGGATCGTGCAAAGATGGCGCTCTCTGTGGCGGTTTACAACCATTACAAGCGACTCCGCTACAAGCAGACTCACAAGTCCAAGGACGATGTCGATGTCGAAAAGTCGAACTTGCTTTTGGTTGGCCCGACGGGTTCGGGTAAGACGCTCTTGGCGCAGACGATGGCACGCTTTTTGGATGTGCCGTTCACGATTGCCGATGCGACAGTCTTGACCGAAGCCGGTTACGTGGGCGAAGACGTCGATAGCATCATCGTGCGCTTGTTGCAGGCTGCCGATTACGATGTGGCGAAGGCTGAACGCGGCATTATCTTTATCGACGAAATTGATAAGATTGCTCGTAAGACTGCGAACCCCTCCATCACGCGTGACGTGAGCGGTGAAGGTGTGCAGCAGGGACTTTTGAAGCTCTTGGAAGGTACGGTTGCATCGGTCCCGCCGAAGGGTGGCCGTAAGCATCCGGAACAGCCGCTTGTGCAGGTGAACACGAGAAATATCCTGTTCATTTGCGGTGGCGCCTTTGAAACCTTGGACAAGATTATTTCCCAGCGCGTGAACCAGGGTGGCATGGGCTTTGGTGCCGATATCCACACTGCAAGCGAAAACAGCTTGAGCGAACTCTTCAAGCAGCTCGAGCCGGAAGACTTGATCAAGTTTGGCCTCATCCCGGAAATTGTTGGACGTTTGCCGATTGCCGTTGCCCTTGAAGAACTCGACGAGACGGCTCTCCTCAACATCTTGACAAAGCCGAAGAATGCGCTTGTGAAGCAGTATAAGAGCTTGTTTGCAATGGACAACATCAAGCTCGAATTTGAAGACGATGCCCTCAAGGAAATCGTCCGCGAAACGATGACCCGTAAGACGGGTGCTCGTGGGCTCCGTTCTGTGATGGAACGCGTGCTGCAGCAGGCTATGTTCAAGATGCCTGGCTCTGGCGAAAAAAAGTTCACCGTGACTGTCGAAATGGTGAAGGAAGGCCTCAAGCACAACAAGAAAAAGTCTTAG
- a CDS encoding ATP-dependent Clp protease proteolytic subunit, translating into MIIPTVIETTGRGERAYDIYSRLLKERIIFLGTPINDEVANNVMAQLIFLEYENPEKDITLYINSPGGYVSAGLAIYDTMQHVRPNIATICIGSCASMAAVLLAAGTKGKRYALPHSRIMLHQPSGAATGQSTDIQITAKEIIRTKDTLTEIVAKHTGKPVEEVREKTDRDFYMSPEEAKAFGVIDEIFVPRKEGI; encoded by the coding sequence ATGATCATCCCTACCGTCATTGAAACTACCGGGCGCGGCGAACGCGCTTACGATATCTATTCCAGACTCCTCAAGGAACGTATCATTTTTTTGGGCACGCCGATTAACGACGAAGTGGCGAACAACGTCATGGCCCAATTGATTTTCCTTGAATACGAGAATCCGGAAAAGGATATCACGCTGTATATCAACAGCCCGGGTGGTTACGTGTCGGCAGGGCTTGCCATTTATGATACCATGCAGCACGTACGCCCGAATATCGCTACGATCTGCATTGGTAGTTGTGCTTCGATGGCCGCCGTGCTCCTTGCTGCAGGTACGAAGGGCAAGCGCTATGCGCTCCCGCATTCCCGCATCATGTTGCACCAGCCGTCGGGTGCCGCTACTGGACAATCTACAGATATTCAGATTACCGCCAAGGAAATTATCCGTACAAAGGATACCCTTACCGAAATTGTCGCGAAGCATACCGGAAAGCCGGTCGAAGAAGTCCGCGAAAAGACGGACCGCGACTTTTACATGAGCCCAGAAGAAGCTAAGGCCTTTGGCGTCATCGATGAAATTTTTGTGCCGCGTAAAGAGGGTATTTAA
- the tig gene encoding trigger factor: protein MSAEIKETSATVRTIEITIPQGDLKAPFEKKLSQYRKQVTLKGFRQGQVPKAMILKQFGPSIRHEAVDDVVNSIVQETLKNANIIPVGKMVVTDFKDDEKSDITLKVEVEVDPEIDIKGYADTGITVPATAVHEEEVQAEFNRLMQMWSKDEHVDREAKKGDVVVGDYIEVVIDGEKQELPENKEFRSLLGESASPGFDEGLMGSKAGDKKEINFKYPDDHKDERYRGKTAQFNVEIKDVREIVPPTLDEEFCKQIGVKDEADLRNNLAESLAAQKKDAAKNKAINEAIDKLIEANPFEVPKARIYDLIKWTLNRNAQSEKDVVEPTEEQINELSGEAVREIKKHRILEFVATKEKIKPTQALVDERLQQMAAAYHVDFENLKNHFRQSGRINQLRDELRFQLAADFIVGIRPAAEETK from the coding sequence ATGTCCGCTGAAATCAAAGAAACAAGCGCCACCGTGCGTACAATTGAAATTACGATCCCGCAGGGTGATCTCAAGGCACCGTTCGAAAAGAAGCTCTCCCAGTACAGGAAGCAGGTGACTTTGAAGGGTTTCCGTCAGGGACAGGTGCCGAAGGCCATGATCCTGAAGCAGTTCGGACCGTCCATCCGTCACGAAGCCGTTGATGACGTTGTGAACTCTATCGTTCAGGAAACGCTCAAGAATGCAAACATCATCCCGGTTGGCAAGATGGTTGTTACGGATTTCAAGGATGACGAAAAGAGCGACATCACACTGAAGGTCGAAGTCGAAGTTGATCCGGAAATCGATATCAAGGGTTACGCAGACACTGGCATCACCGTTCCGGCTACTGCCGTCCACGAAGAAGAAGTCCAGGCTGAATTCAACCGCCTCATGCAGATGTGGAGCAAGGACGAACACGTTGACCGCGAAGCCAAGAAGGGCGACGTTGTCGTTGGCGACTATATCGAAGTTGTGATTGACGGTGAAAAGCAGGAACTCCCGGAAAACAAGGAATTCCGCTCCCTCCTCGGTGAATCCGCTTCTCCGGGATTCGATGAAGGCCTCATGGGTTCTAAGGCCGGCGACAAGAAGGAAATCAACTTCAAGTATCCGGATGACCACAAGGACGAACGCTACCGCGGCAAGACCGCTCAGTTCAACGTCGAAATCAAGGACGTTCGCGAAATCGTTCCGCCGACTTTGGACGAAGAATTCTGCAAGCAGATTGGCGTTAAGGACGAAGCTGACTTGAGAAACAACCTCGCTGAAAGCCTCGCTGCCCAGAAGAAGGACGCTGCTAAGAACAAGGCAATCAACGAAGCTATCGACAAGCTCATCGAAGCTAACCCGTTCGAAGTGCCGAAGGCTCGCATCTACGACCTCATCAAGTGGACGCTCAACCGCAATGCCCAGAGCGAAAAGGACGTTGTCGAACCGACCGAAGAACAGATAAACGAACTCTCCGGCGAAGCTGTCCGCGAAATCAAGAAGCACCGCATTCTCGAATTCGTTGCCACGAAGGAAAAGATCAAGCCGACGCAGGCTCTCGTTGACGAACGCCTCCAGCAGATGGCCGCTGCTTACCACGTGGACTTCGAAAACTTGAAGAACCACTTCCGCCAGTCTGGCCGTATCAACCAGTTGCGCGACGAACTTCGCTTCCAGTTGGCTGCTGACTTCATCGTCGGTATCCGCCCGGCTGCAGAAGAAACAAAGTAA
- a CDS encoding oligosaccharide flippase family protein → MFQAFRNIKIGVFIAFVNLLIQGISFFVQNFIARNLGTASYGHFGLLQTDYSIFCAIADFGMTTLILAFFGSRATVGSLFRNILQLRLFAAMGAALLMIAFACIFRHDHPIFYGELIFTLGLVFQHAFFDWYFICGKFWKRLFVSKLLHTISYSTVMGITLLYFRVDRIELIALAMVLAALPAFFYGVTQAFNAKLLKITRRTFRFIAIMIKAGTPYAISSFASFAYLPLGLYVADKFASNEFLGCYNFGHKILLLCSSIMVHFISSNLITLHSTHDKDIHLKDIAIFTLFIAVCSSPLWIFPSWILQILFFAANWTEATLQTSAHILQILSFSLIFQATRTTLISTLLKEHATPTYALMISVGGIANIIVCGLAGMYLENELIPLFALTGDFLLTAILFGYFIRNKRMKW, encoded by the coding sequence ATGTTTCAGGCTTTCCGCAATATTAAAATCGGTGTTTTCATTGCATTTGTAAATCTCCTCATCCAGGGAATTTCATTTTTTGTCCAGAATTTTATCGCAAGGAACCTCGGGACAGCCTCTTACGGACACTTTGGGCTCCTCCAGACCGACTACTCCATTTTCTGCGCCATCGCCGATTTCGGGATGACAACGCTTATCCTCGCCTTCTTCGGAAGCCGCGCGACAGTCGGATCGCTCTTCAGGAACATCCTCCAATTGCGGCTTTTCGCCGCCATGGGGGCAGCACTCCTCATGATCGCATTCGCCTGCATTTTCCGCCACGACCATCCGATCTTTTACGGCGAACTCATCTTCACGCTCGGACTCGTCTTCCAGCACGCGTTTTTCGACTGGTACTTCATCTGCGGCAAATTCTGGAAAAGGCTCTTCGTCTCAAAACTACTGCATACGATTTCATATTCCACCGTCATGGGGATTACGCTTCTCTATTTCAGAGTCGATAGAATCGAGCTGATTGCACTTGCCATGGTTCTTGCAGCGCTCCCTGCATTCTTCTACGGCGTGACACAGGCCTTCAATGCAAAGCTCCTCAAAATCACGCGCCGCACATTCCGCTTTATCGCCATCATGATCAAGGCAGGCACCCCCTACGCCATTTCCAGTTTTGCGTCATTTGCGTACCTCCCTCTCGGCCTTTACGTCGCCGACAAATTTGCAAGCAATGAATTTTTAGGATGTTACAACTTCGGGCACAAAATCCTATTGCTCTGCTCCAGCATCATGGTTCACTTCATCTCGTCGAACCTCATCACGTTACACTCCACGCACGATAAAGACATCCACCTTAAAGACATCGCCATCTTTACGCTGTTCATCGCCGTGTGCTCTTCTCCGCTGTGGATATTCCCATCGTGGATCCTGCAGATTCTTTTCTTTGCAGCGAACTGGACCGAAGCAACACTCCAGACAAGCGCTCACATTCTGCAAATCCTCTCCTTCTCGCTGATATTCCAGGCCACCCGCACAACGCTCATCTCGACGCTCCTCAAGGAACATGCCACCCCCACCTATGCCCTCATGATAAGCGTCGGCGGCATCGCAAACATCATCGTTTGCGGACTTGCAGGGATGTACCTAGAAAATGAGCTTATACCCCTATTTGCTCTTACCGGTGACTTCTTGCTGACCGCAATCCTGTTCGGATATTTCATCCGCAATAAGAGAATGAAGTGGTAA